The following proteins are encoded in a genomic region of Populus nigra chromosome 16, ddPopNigr1.1, whole genome shotgun sequence:
- the LOC133676048 gene encoding uncharacterized protein LOC133676048, with product MDQENRKKRTRDELGVSSSDSPEVKLARVDSEANSPLLEPDRDELVEVREDLLSIFDDSDEPVVQGLESVIKSFEEEIHVGVPVPDMLSDSGGSQTDLGYLLEASDDELGLPPTFAFGEEKDAAAVAVLPAEEEGPGTVGFVEMLGFQDEIPSYDSFEFGLVGNTEGNHNYCDNNGDFVALGGLFDYTDENSAPADISGLLWQPELSAL from the coding sequence ATGGATcaagaaaacagaaagaaacGAACCCGGGATGAGTTGGGCGTCTCGAGTTCCGATTCTCCCGAAGTTAAACTAGCTCGGGTTGACTCGGAGGCTAACTCGCCCCTTCTGGAACCTGACCGAGATGAACTGGTTGAGGTCCGTGAAGATTTGCTCAGCATCTTTGATGATTCAGATGAGCCAGTCGTTCAGGGGCTGGAATCGGTTATAAAAAGTTTTGAAGAGGAGATTCACGTAGGGGTTCCGGTTCCGGATATGTTGTCAGATTCTGGTGGTTCCCAAACGGACCTTGGTTACCTCCTAGAGGCCTCGGATGACGAGCTTGGCTTGCCGCCGACGTTTGCTTTTGGCGAGGAGAAAGACGCCGCCGCTGTCGCCGTTTTGCCAGCGGAGGAGGAGGGACCTGGAACTGTTGGTTTTGTTGAGATGCTAGGGTTTCAGGATGAGATACCGAGTTATGACTCATTTGAGTTTGGGCTCGTTGGTAACACGGAAggaaatcataattattgtGATAATAACGGAGATTTTGTGGCGTTAGGTGGGTTGTTTGATTATACGGACGAGAACTCGGCACCGGCCGATATTTCGGGATTGCTGTGGCAGCCCGAGTTATCGGCTTTGTGA